The nucleotide window TCTGCACTCACGCGACAGCGGCTGAAAGGAGAGAACCCCATTCGAAACGGGGATTCATTAGCAGCTAATGGCGGTGATTAGGGGTCATTAGAGACGCGGCTGTCATGGCATCGGGAGGCTGGCCATGTTTCACAGGTGGCCATGACGGGGGACAGGACAGCACCCTTCCTGGATGCAATGGGTCCGTATGCTTTTCATTGCACGCAATCTGTCGTGCCTGTCGCCGAGCAAGCCGAGCATGGGAGGAGGACCAAAGGTCCAAAGTGTGCAAAACTCTTAACACACACCGTCAGAAAAGCCACTCTGTTCATGTCTAGTGATTAGAAGtgacattgtgtttttataGAAAGACCTGTAATGGGATTGTTTATGGTGGCTTTAATGACTTGTGTAGATTGCACCCTGCCCTCGCTCTTGCACTGAATGGCTTGAAAGATTAATTGTAGCTCTTTACCGCAGAGGGGAGTGTGTGTCAAGAGTGATGGCGAATTGCACACTGCCTACCCGACCCACGGCTTTAATTAACCAACAATGCAAGGATCGTGTGGAAATGCTCTACAGcaaagatggagaaaaaaaattagtccATATTCCTGCTCAAGGATGTTAGATGTTCTAAGACGGTTTGATTTTATCGCCTGCTGAACTCTACTTTAAAGGATATCTCTTCATCTGTTTTGCAGCCACATTtcgcagagcagctcgctggaaGAGGTTCGACTGGACGGTGACAAAATCATCCCACCCGCCCCCCGCAAGGTGGAGATGAGACGGGACCCAGTGCTGGGTTTTGGCTTTGTGGCAGGCAGCGAAAAACCCGTAGTTGTCCGCTCAGTCACTCCAGGTACTTGCACATCCACCCGTGATTGGTGATTGTGAAACCTAAACCCAAGCTATACATCTGTTTTGTGAAAACAGCATTTGGGTTCTTATTAAAGACCAAAAAGTCacagattcatttacatttacatatacagcatttatcagacgtccttatccaaagtgatttacaatcagtagatacagagCCAGTCCCCCCTTgaagacactcatggttaagtgtcttgctcagtggtagtgggatttgaacctgtgtcttctggttcataggcaagtgtgttaccctctaggctactaccaccctcagtgATTCAAACCCCAGTTAGTAGCATTGTGTCCCATagcaagactgtccctgtaactactgattgtaagtcgctctggataagggcatttggttaatgctgtaaatgtaaatccactggtacatttacatttacagcatttatcagacgcccttatccagagcgacttacagtcagtagttacagggacagtccccccctggagacactcagggttaagtgtcttgctcagggacacgatggtagtaagtgggatttgaacctgggtcttctggttcataggtgagtgtgttacccactaggctactaccaccatttatATGGACCTGTGATCTGAATTGCGTGGTTCAGAGGTAAAGAGTAACAGTGTAGGACGTGGAGAACCTCTGCAGAACCTTTCATATCTCAAATTCAATTTCCTGCACAGGGGGTCCTTCTGAAGGCAGACTCATCCCAGGAGACGAGATTGTCATGATAAACGATGAGGCCGTCAGTTCGGCGCCCAGGGAAAGGGTCATTGACCTGGTCAGGTAACGTACAAGCCTCCTGCTGTATTGCCAAACAGAATTAGAGATGCCTGATGGCAGCGCTCGCCCATCAGCGCCACACGTTTTATCCCACCTGTCATTTCTTCTCCATTCTGAAAATTAATGGGTTTAGTGAAGaagctgtttttcattttttatttttgccttggtgcagaattacagccactttgaggcagtcccacaatgagatttcccaggacgcgccgtttcagtgtctgtagctttaaaagctaatgaggaggagagaggcggaacgaagaggagagcagcctatagaagtgaactggcattcacagaaatgatggCATCAACACCTTTCATCAACGACAACGTTTGGTGCAGAcgaagtcgtgtctgcatttttttgtagGAACATTTTAAGTAGTTTAAGTAGTCTCACGTGACggcacatttgtgctcattttcacatccaatcaccgtTTGGAATGATGGATGgctcggtggagataatgttttagggatggggtgggaaattctctgtgtGAAAagagcatgagaaacgggaggtaacctttccccttatgatgacacaaggggagaaattccacaTCCAACCACCTGAGCTGAATGACCAAAGAACTCTTTACatctatcgccatttctagccactgccggaccatagacaggctaggggaactcgtattcatgttaaataatctcacacagTGAACGTTTCTGCAGTTAATTCAGCATTTGGCATGGTTACAGTATTTGGTCGAACCCGGTCCTCAGATGACCTGCTGCATGGGCTCATGTGTGGCAGTAATGTAGGGGTTGGCGGGTGACATTCAATCACTGCTGCCCCAGCCTTAGGCATGTACAACCTACACTGTACATCAGGGCAAGTTTCAAGGTCTCTGACACCCTATAATATATTAGCTCCTGATCTCATCTCATATATTTAAACCAGCCAGGTCAAGTGCATCAGTCTAAATTGAATTTGCTGTGATATGAATGTAGTACAACAGTCTGCTCTCATAAAATCTGATATGCTGGAGAGGCATATTTATGTGTTGGTGTAATTTCCCTTTGATTGTTCTgcaaacatttttcaattttattctCCGTGCAGGAGCTGCAAGGAGTCCATTGTTCTGACAGTGGTTCAGCCATATCCAGTAAGTCTCTTTTAAAAGCATTTAGATGCATTAAATTGCGGTttggttttgttaaaaaaaaaaatgcacttgcACCATAAAACTGGTGACATAAAGAATTTTTCTTTCTCCCCTACAGTCAAGAGTGCAAATAGTTTACGGCCATTTGGATGAAGTTGCGTTTTACACTTGGCGAACTTCACAATTCTTTAATCCAAACACTGCAATCTCTCTCCAAATATTCAGCCAGAAATTTGTTCCAAACCGAGACCCGAGGTGAACTCTCCCAATCAGCAGTTACTTCATCTCGAGGATGGGCTGAAAGGGCCAGGGGGGTTCGGATAAGggaaatgacattttgtcacTGTTGAGTTTAGTTTTTACAGAATTGTACCCTATATTTTAATCCTACCTTGGCGatattaaaaagcaataaatctTCATCCTCGTGGTTGCTCTGCAGTGCATATGAGTTCCTTAAATTCAAATCTTttggatagattttttttaaataaagttgatAAGTTGAAATAAGACTGCCTCTTTTTCTTGTTTGAGTGGTGGATGAAAAATCCTCAGAACGATACTGGCTTTACTCTACGAGGGCCTCATGCAATGATGCATAATGAGATATGCAAGAAGGAAGAACCTCCATCTCGTTCAAACCTCATTAACTTTACACTCCGGGTTTTAATAGGAACTGGCACAAAAAGCGAAAGCGAATGCTGGTGAAGCGAAAGCAGTCATTTTTCACCCAAGCTGCCTTTCCCTGAAGAACGAAGAGATGTCAAGAtgtttctctgtttctttttcagtcaCCTAAGTCTGCTTTCATCAGCGCAGCCAAAAAGGCCAAGTTGAAGTCGAACCCAGTCAAAGTGCGCTTTGCTGAAGAGGTCATTATAAATGGCCAGGTCCCGGTAAGAGACGTCTAATACAATATTATTGTATGTACATCAGTATTATATAACGTAGATTACAGATTTAAAATGCTTGTGTTGCAGGAATCGGTGAAAGATAACTCCCTGCTCTTCATGCCAAATGTACTGAAGGTGTACCTTGAAAATGGCCAGACTAAATCATTTAGGTTTGACAGCAACACGTCTATTAAGGTATTGTAAGGCCTTTCTAATCTGCACATGataatgagaagaaaatgagatcaattaaagaaaacaaagcTTAACGGGATTAATTGTAAGGTCATTTACATAGGGCTGTGACTGTGGCTTTGCTTTGTAAAGACCGCGCCCAACACGTGCCGCGTGTTTTCGTCTCTCTGTTTCAATAATGAAGGATGTTATTCTGACCCTGCAAGAGAAGCTTTCTATTAAGTGCATTGAGCATTTCTCCCTGATGCTGGAGCAGAGGACTGAAAGCTCCAGCAGCAAGATGATGCTGCTGCACGAGCAAGAGATGCTAACTCAGGTGAGAACTATCCAATTTGAGCATAAAATAATCCCCTTTTCATGCAATCAGCACTAGCATGTACAGTGTGCAAGTCCACcccagtaattttttttataaatttattaCATGGTTTTCTATTGATGAAAACATTTCTACTGACATTTGTGCAAAAATTTACGCCCATATGGTTCTCAGTACAAAATACTTGTGTGAACACGGtgaatgtaatataaatatgtaactaTGGCTAGCTGTCATGATTGattaatcctttttttgtccttcatcTAGGTGACACAGAGACCAGGGTCACACAAGTTGAAATGCTTTTTCCGCATTAGCTTTGTTCCAAAAGACCCGGTTGACCTGCTCAGGAAAGATGCGGTGGCATTTGAATACCTCTATGTACAGGTGTGGCCAATAGCGAACCAGCTTTACCACgctttttaaatgtcattatataataatcattataatgTCATTCTGAAGAAGTAAATTTCACCTGCTGACCAGAAGCTGCTCAAACGCAGAATTCGTTATCCGTGCTGGTGGTTTGTAAGAATTGTGTGTTAATGTAACGCACGTCTCAGTGGGTGTGAACGTGTGACGGTTAGAGTACCTGTAGCTGACGTGTGACTGTGACCTCATCTGCCCCTTTTCAGAGCTGTAATGATGTGGTGCTGGAGCGCTTCGGGTCAGAACTGAAATATGACACTGCGCTGCGACTTGCTGCCCTGCAGATGTACATCCTCACCATCAACACCAAACAGACACAGAAGGTCTCCCTCAAATACATAGAGTGAGCATTCACCATGTCaccactcacacaaacaaagtCCCAGCTGACCTCAAATGTAACTAtgaatatattgtgtgtgtttcgttTTATTAATGTGAGAATTCCTTTATTCTGATATGCATTCTTATTAGTAATTTGATAAATAGTCTGGCATGATTCATGAAACTTGCACCGTCATACTCggaaatgtaatacatttacataaatgccattaaaatgCTGCAATCCATCCGTACCGCTATTAGGGTAAATGTTAGGCAGATAAATGGTATGAAAGGATAATATCTTCTGCTCATAAGAAGCCATGTTTCCTAATGCCATTCATCTGTCTGCGTACAGGAAGGAGTGGGGCTTGGCACTCTTCCTCCCACCAGCTGTACTGTCCAGcatgaaagagaaaaacatcaaaaaagCCCTAACACACATTCTCAAAACAAACCAGAACCTGGTGCCCCCTGGCAAAAAGGTACCGCCTGTCTCTTCTGTTCTCTGTCACTGTCCCTGTGAGCCAGTAGACCTAATAGCCTGagtacatatatgtgtgtgtgtgtgtgtgtgtgtgtgtgtgtgtgtgggggtatATATCAGCCAAGcagtatttcatttttctgtgtttttggaaAGCTAAAATAATCTGTAGTTGCATACTGCGCCCCCTAGTGGAAATGTGTATAACAGGCCCATGGACATTTTACAATGTTGAAAACAAAATCGCCTAATTTACTGAGCCTAAATGATGGAGGGGATATGTTAGCTAATgactttatctctctctctctctctctcttaataAATGAGATGTTGCCAAAATGTTCCCTGAGGGCCACGTCTTGTTTTCCCCTCTCAATGTGAACTTTCTGTTCCTCAGATTCCACGacatctgttttcatttttttgcacatcAGTGATTTCGTGTTCCTTCTCCCACAGCTAACTGCTTTACAAGCAAAAGTTCACTATCTGAAGTACCTTAGTGAACTAAGGCTGTATGGGGGGCGTGTCTTTAAATCAACCCTGCTGGtaaataaacttttattttcttgtccCACTTAAATGTCGAATATCAGTCGACGTATGTTTGATGCAAAAACCGAATTCAATCCTCAATCCTCACAGCAAGGTGAGAAGCACACAGAGGTCACCCTTCTGCTGGGGCCCAGGTACGGCATCAGCCATGTCATTAACACCAAAACAAACCTGGTGGCACTCCTGGCTGACTTCAGCCATGTCAACCGCATAGAGATGTACACAGAAGACGAGAAGCACGTCAGGGTTGAGCTACATGTTCTAGATGTGAAGGTGAGACCAAAATGAACATATCTGACtttgttaaatgcatttttgaacAAATACAAATTCTACTTAGTAGCATTCCACCATTGTGGTAAATGCATGTTCTGAACATTATAAATGGATCGTTTTATCTTCTTTTAAAGCCCATCACACTTTTAATGGAGTCAAGTGATGCCATGAACCTGGCGTGCTTAACTGCAGGGTACTATAGATTGCTGGTCGATTCTCGTAGGTCCATTTTCAACATGGCAAACAGCAACACTGGTGGGTGACATGTGGACATTCATGGTcacattttccaaaatgttCCTAGGTGAAATGCAGTAACATCTTTGTCATCTTCTCTGTCCAGGCCATTATTCAAAGGAGAAGCTTAACTATCAAGCCATCGAGTGGAACTACAGCGCCCATTGCGGTGGCTGCAATGAACACAATCAAATATGCATGAAAGAACTGTCTGACCAAGAATGTGACCTTCCCAACTGTGCGAGGCGAGATGCTGACATTTCTCCGATCTATATCACAGACGTCCAGCAGAGCCagcatgcacagcacatggcagaGAAAGCAGACAGACTCAGCAGGGCCGCGCACTCCCagccatttctctgtgtgcccAGGGGCAAGCCCCAGGAATCCCCCCGAAGCGCCaaggtgtcttttatttttggagACCCTCCCTTAGACAGCGTAAACCCACAGAACCTGGGCTATCAAAGGCTCATGGACGAAAGCCCTGAGATTTTAGGCCAGCACGGGTCCTTGTACATGCAGCACAGCGATGACTACAAAGTTCTGGACCCTTCCCTAGATGGAGACAGCTATCAATATGGCTGCCACCCCCTCTATGGGGATGCAAAGATCTTTGGCAATGCAGAGGGCATAGAGGAGCCCCTGCTGCATGACATCTGCTACGCAGAAACCACGGATGATgcggaggacgaggacgagatCAGCTGCGAGGAGGAAATGATGACGGGGGACTTGCGGGACAAACCCACCTTCTTCTCGCTGTCCGAGTCCAGCGACGACATCATTGACCTCACCTCGCTCCCGCCACCCGAAGGCAACGAGGAGGACAATGACGTGCTTCTGCAGTCCCTGAACCACGCCATTGCAGCGCCCCCGCCAGGATTCCGAGACAGCTCCGACGAGGAGGACCACCACGGAGCACACGGCACAGAGCAGAGGAGGCAGCTTGGACGCAACGACATCCCAGTCTCCTTAATCGATGCCATACCAACACAAGTCGAGTGTAGCGCCGACGAGACCCTGGACAATGCAGTGGTGTCCACCTTGCAGGCGCTGGAGGCCCTGGCAGCATCAGAGGATCAGACACATCCTCAGTCGGACAATACTCCAGGTTCTTATACCATAGTAACATTCATCCAGTGATGGCACACCAAGGTCCAGCCATTCATTTTTTTGACTTTATTTCCTCCCTTCTTCAAATACAACCCCATTGTCTTCCATGctcatttgtgttttgtttgttcattcatgtaattgtaactttttttctgttgtttttgattcgagttgttcattttgtgaaTCATTTGTCTTGGTGTCATTTATTGTTCATGTACAAAGgcatatattacattttgattCAGGTTCCTCATTTTCTACAAATAAAGCGTTTTGAAATATGTGCGAGGTGCCTTGCATTGTTGTCATTAATGGAATGTTTGTCTCTCTGTGACTCGCAGGTGTAGAATTATCTCGGGCCTTTAGCCCCGAGTCGTCTTCAGATTCTGGGAACGAGACAAACTCCTCCGAAATGACAGAGAATTCAGAGCTGGCGGCGGCTCAGAGACTCCCAGAGAATTCCCTGCGAATGTTTGTTGCCACGTCTGAGGGCTACCAAACACTGGCAGAGGAGAAGACGGACTTCTGCAGAAGCCTTAGCGAGGGTGAGGCCGCCGGAGCTCAGGAGGAGAGTCACCAGCCTTCGTCTGTGCCTTCCTCACAGATCCTCCACTCTGACGCCATCGAAATGGAGCCGGAAACCATGGAGACCAAGTCTCTGACCAACTATTTCAGCAAAATGCACTTGGATTCGGTGATGAGCTCCTGCCAGAGGCAAGGACAGCTTAACGACGCCGATAACAGGACGATGCAGGACAGGCAATCCACGGATTTGAAGCAGATGAAAATCCCTGATCTGAACGGCTACAATTCCCACCATTTCAATATGGAGGGAATGTCACTTCGATTTCAAGAGAAGACCCAAAGATGGCAACAAGTGTCTGAAAACAAACCAGCGGGCCACCTGCCTTCAGAGTTAGCAAATGACAACAACATCATGCATGTTGCTCAAGCCGACAGGACCGTGCTGCGTAAAAATGACCGGCTGGAATCAGATGAAAGCTCCTTAGGCGTAGGGACTTTCAGGAGCACAGGAACCAATCCTGCTGCTCGGTCCCCAGCCAAAGAACCCTATTGCTCTGAGCAAGCCAACCAGCACAGGAGCGAGCAACAGCCGAGCAGGGCGACGTCAGCCGAGCCGGATGTGGCGCGGATATACGAGTACCATCTGTCCAAGCGCATGTCCTCGCTGCAGAGCGAAGGCGTCCACTCCCTGCAGAGCTCACAGTGTTCCTCCATCGATGCCGGCTGCAGCACGGGCAGCAGCAGCTGCGTCACCCCCATGGACTCCCCTCTCTGCACCGCAGACAACGCGCACTTGCTCTCCGAGTCGTCCCTCAAAGGCCTGGGCTACGTGACCTCAGAAGAAAAAGCCTTCGTGAGCCACGGGACGGGGTCTCATGCCAAGCCAGTCTATCAGAACTTGGATCCTGGCGTCACTCGAAAGGTCCATCCCCATGCGAACGCAGGAGCTGAGTCTGGATTTGGAACAGTACGAGACGGTTGCCATCGCATGCCCAAGATACGAGAAACCACAGGTAGGAACACGCAGCACTGCACGTATCCCCCAGGAGCAACACCAGATGCTCAGGGACTAACTGTCGTTGCAGGGTTTGTATGATTAGGGTATGAACTTATAGCTTAAGATGGTTGTTAATCATTAACCATGTTAATTAAGGCCCCTGCCAGCCACTCCTATTCGCATTTAGCGATGTCACCTAGGCCCCGTACACACCAGAACACCTTTCTCTAAAGTTCTCTAAAGCTggtttaacccccctccacacctgtaagtggcacTGCAAATCCCCACTCTCACCAAAAGTGAGCTCCTTTTTtggcgtctagttctcctccgcggtgacttaaaaatgctgttgttctccagccttgtcttttcattagaaatgtgcaccatagagaggatttcttggaTTTGTGTAGTGCCTAgttatgaggttctgcagcaaCCGCGTTGGGGTTATATGTATGACGCGTTTGGGGTTATAAGTCCGGTTGGAGGTCGCTTTGCTATCAACAGGAATAtgtgaaaaaagaaattcattttGGAACCCAATTCAGTAAATAACTGTTCTGGGTTCCCTGAAATGCCATCTCCATGTGGACAAAAGGCCACATCGTAGAGAAATTTGaccattttagagaaaaacattGTCATGTGGACAGGGCCTTAGATTATAGTAAGGACTGCTACTCATATTGCAAAGTATCTGTTAACATTTGTGAGTGACTTAGCTACTTTTCAGTGTTAGTGACGGTTCAAGAACATTAAGCATTTGAGATATACGCATAAAGTTGAACTGACGTCTTGAACTACAAGCTAAAAGAGTCAAACTGGCCTAACGATTTGTTGGAATCTCTCTTTCTCCACCACCACAGTCTAGTGTGAACAGAGGGCAGCTAGAAGAGGAACGGAAACTTCGTCTGGCTCCAGATACATCAACTCCAGCCCCATGCCACCACCATCTCATGACAGCACAGTGTCGAATGTGCCAAAGCAAAAGGGTGCGCAGAGGCCTTTAAACCAAATCCTGTATCCTTAAGCCTCCTCTAGCTTCACATGGGAAGCTTCAGTCTGGTCTAAATGTAAGGAAGGAAGCTTGGGAGCACCTCTGAGGGCAAGATATGGGGCAGGACCCTAAGGAAGAACAGGAAGACACAGGCGTGTGGTTGAGAAAACCGAATATCCTCAATCGGAAGAAAGGATCCATATTTACCTGATGCCAAACAGTTGAGTACACTTGTCAAGAGTTTCTCCAAAgctggctgaaaaaaaaaaactctcttaCTGTCAGCTGATCAACAAACTAACAGGATGGCAGTGAAGTCTCAAGCCTGGCCAACATACCAAAGGACGTTCTTGGGGCCAGACTGAGCCGCATTCTGGAAATGAAGGGTGCTGGTACCTGTTACGACGTTGGAGTTGTGTCTGCCTGAATCAAATGATGCAGGAGAAACTGGCCATTGGATGAGGAGATGCATGGCTGAATGCATGATGGGTTATTCCATCAAGAGAGAGTTTTTTCCATGCTGTTACGGTCTCTGGGAGAAGTAGGTTTGCTTCAGTAAGAAGTCCAGCCACGGCCCAATCATCTGTTGGTTCCAGCACACGAATCCTGTGAAGAGTTACTGCTTGATTCCACATGCTGCCTGCGGTCTCACTTGCATATCCCCTGATTCTGAAAACAGGTCTGAGCTGATCAaggcagtaaaataaatatagtCCACATGCCGTTTGCCTATTGAAGGTTGTGGAAGCACCAAaccacttatacacacacacacacacacacacacacacactcaggcagCATCCCCTCAAACATAAACACCCAAAGCATTATTGCGCTGACACATCATCCCACCGCCTCACCCTCTAATGTCTTGTTCTACTCCGACTTGCCCACTTGAACCACCTctgtaaaaaaacagcactgttGTCTTTATAATTAGCGATTGCAAAGCCATATATAGAGATGGGTTGAACAGACCCAGCCAATGTTAACTGCTGTGATAATCCTTGCCTTGAGTATATTTTGtgttatatatgtaaaaataaaattaattctaGAGTTTCTATCGGATATGCACCCACACTAGTAGATGAAAATTTGTTCTTGTCAATATATAAACACAGGTACTACCAATGTCTTATTAGTGTAAGATTCATGTCTATATAGTAgactttattaattattttatttaacaacaAATGTTGATTATATAAAATTGTACATATACTGTCAGAAGGACAAGGAACACAGGGAAGATGCACACGTTTCAAAAGTTCAAAcac belongs to Denticeps clupeoides chromosome 9, fDenClu1.1, whole genome shotgun sequence and includes:
- the LOC114796395 gene encoding FERM and PDZ domain-containing protein 4-like isoform X5 produces the protein MDVFSFVKMPKLPGHKTKASGWPPPTGTWNSSQGPPNGWDMASSREGRDCFINHISQSSSLEEVRLDGDKIIPPAPRKVEMRRDPVLGFGFVAGSEKPVVVRSVTPGGPSEGRLIPGDEIVMINDEAVSSAPRERVIDLVRSCKESIVLTVVQPYPSPKSAFISAAKKAKLKSNPVKVRFAEEVIINGQVPESVKDNSLLFMPNVLKVYLENGQTKSFRFDSNTSIKDVILTLQEKLSIKCIEHFSLMLEQRTESSSSKMMLLHEQEMLTQVTQRPGSHKLKCFFRISFVPKDPVDLLRKDAVAFEYLYVQSCNDVVLERFGSELKYDTALRLAALQMYILTINTKQTQKVSLKYIEKEWGLALFLPPAVLSSMKEKNIKKALTHILKTNQNLVPPGKKLTALQAKVHYLKYLSELRLYGGRVFKSTLLQGEKHTEVTLLLGPRYGISHVINTKTNLVALLADFSHVNRIEMYTEDEKHVRVELHVLDVKPITLLMESSDAMNLACLTAGYYRLLVDSRRSIFNMANSNTGHYSKEKLNYQAIEWNYSAHCGGCNEHNQICMKELSDQECDLPNCARRDADISPIYITDVQQSQHAQHMAEKADRLSRAAHSQPFLCVPRGKPQESPRSAKVSFIFGDPPLDSVNPQNLGYQRLMDESPEILGQHGSLYMQHSDDYKVLDPSLDGDSYQYGCHPLYGDAKIFGNAEGIEEPLLHDICYAETTDDAEDEDEISCEEEMMTGDLRDKPTFFSLSESSDDIIDLTSLPPPEGNEEDNDVLLQSLNHAIAAPPPGFRDSSDEEDHHGAHGTEQRRQLGRNDIPVSLIDAIPTQVECSADETLDNAVVSTLQALEALAASEDQTHPQSDNTPGVELSRAFSPESSSDSGNETNSSEMTENSELAAAQRLPENSLRMFVATSEGYQTLAEEKTDFCRSLSEGEAAGAQEESHQPSSVPSSQILHSDAIEMEPETMETKSLTNYFSKMHLDSVMSSCQRQGQLNDADNRTMQDRQSTDLKQMKIPDLNGYNSHHFNMEGMSLRFQEKTQRWQQVSENKPAGHLPSELANDNNIMHVAQADRTVLRKNDRLESDESSLGVGTFRSTGTNPAARSPAKEPYCSEQANQHRSEQQPSRATSAEPDVARIYEYHLSKRMSSLQSEGVHSLQSSQCSSIDAGCSTGSSSCVTPMDSPLCTADNAHLLSESSLKGLGYVTSEEKAFVSHGTGSHAKPVYQNLDPGVTRKVHPHANAGAESGFGTVRDGCHRMPKIRETTV
- the LOC114796395 gene encoding FERM and PDZ domain-containing protein 4-like isoform X4: MDVFSFVKMPKLPGSHKTKASGWPPPTGTWNSSQGPPNGWDMASSREGRDCFINHISQSSSLEEVRLDGDKIIPPAPRKVEMRRDPVLGFGFVAGSEKPVVVRSVTPGGPSEGRLIPGDEIVMINDEAVSSAPRERVIDLVRSCKESIVLTVVQPYPSPKSAFISAAKKAKLKSNPVKVRFAEEVIINGQVPESVKDNSLLFMPNVLKVYLENGQTKSFRFDSNTSIKDVILTLQEKLSIKCIEHFSLMLEQRTESSSSKMMLLHEQEMLTQVTQRPGSHKLKCFFRISFVPKDPVDLLRKDAVAFEYLYVQSCNDVVLERFGSELKYDTALRLAALQMYILTINTKQTQKVSLKYIEKEWGLALFLPPAVLSSMKEKNIKKALTHILKTNQNLVPPGKKLTALQAKVHYLKYLSELRLYGGRVFKSTLLQGEKHTEVTLLLGPRYGISHVINTKTNLVALLADFSHVNRIEMYTEDEKHVRVELHVLDVKPITLLMESSDAMNLACLTAGYYRLLVDSRRSIFNMANSNTGHYSKEKLNYQAIEWNYSAHCGGCNEHNQICMKELSDQECDLPNCARRDADISPIYITDVQQSQHAQHMAEKADRLSRAAHSQPFLCVPRGKPQESPRSAKVSFIFGDPPLDSVNPQNLGYQRLMDESPEILGQHGSLYMQHSDDYKVLDPSLDGDSYQYGCHPLYGDAKIFGNAEGIEEPLLHDICYAETTDDAEDEDEISCEEEMMTGDLRDKPTFFSLSESSDDIIDLTSLPPPEGNEEDNDVLLQSLNHAIAAPPPGFRDSSDEEDHHGAHGTEQRRQLGRNDIPVSLIDAIPTQVECSADETLDNAVVSTLQALEALAASEDQTHPQSDNTPGVELSRAFSPESSSDSGNETNSSEMTENSELAAAQRLPENSLRMFVATSEGYQTLAEEKTDFCRSLSEGEAAGAQEESHQPSSVPSSQILHSDAIEMEPETMETKSLTNYFSKMHLDSVMSSCQRQGQLNDADNRTMQDRQSTDLKQMKIPDLNGYNSHHFNMEGMSLRFQEKTQRWQQVSENKPAGHLPSELANDNNIMHVAQADRTVLRKNDRLESDESSLGVGTFRSTGTNPAARSPAKEPYCSEQANQHRSEQQPSRATSAEPDVARIYEYHLSKRMSSLQSEGVHSLQSSQCSSIDAGCSTGSSSCVTPMDSPLCTADNAHLLSESSLKGLGYVTSEEKAFVSHGTGSHAKPVYQNLDPGVTRKVHPHANAGAESGFGTVRDGCHRMPKIRETTV
- the LOC114796395 gene encoding FERM and PDZ domain-containing protein 4-like isoform X2, whose protein sequence is MWSPQVSGRKLRKRQEEEKATEGPLPGTSAPTMDSSESELGVFTVIHHKTKASGWPPPTGTWNSSQGPPNGWDMASSREGRDCFINHISQSSSLEEVRLDGDKIIPPAPRKVEMRRDPVLGFGFVAGSEKPVVVRSVTPGGPSEGRLIPGDEIVMINDEAVSSAPRERVIDLVRSCKESIVLTVVQPYPSPKSAFISAAKKAKLKSNPVKVRFAEEVIINGQVPESVKDNSLLFMPNVLKVYLENGQTKSFRFDSNTSIKDVILTLQEKLSIKCIEHFSLMLEQRTESSSSKMMLLHEQEMLTQVTQRPGSHKLKCFFRISFVPKDPVDLLRKDAVAFEYLYVQSCNDVVLERFGSELKYDTALRLAALQMYILTINTKQTQKVSLKYIEKEWGLALFLPPAVLSSMKEKNIKKALTHILKTNQNLVPPGKKLTALQAKVHYLKYLSELRLYGGRVFKSTLLQGEKHTEVTLLLGPRYGISHVINTKTNLVALLADFSHVNRIEMYTEDEKHVRVELHVLDVKPITLLMESSDAMNLACLTAGYYRLLVDSRRSIFNMANSNTGHYSKEKLNYQAIEWNYSAHCGGCNEHNQICMKELSDQECDLPNCARRDADISPIYITDVQQSQHAQHMAEKADRLSRAAHSQPFLCVPRGKPQESPRSAKVSFIFGDPPLDSVNPQNLGYQRLMDESPEILGQHGSLYMQHSDDYKVLDPSLDGDSYQYGCHPLYGDAKIFGNAEGIEEPLLHDICYAETTDDAEDEDEISCEEEMMTGDLRDKPTFFSLSESSDDIIDLTSLPPPEGNEEDNDVLLQSLNHAIAAPPPGFRDSSDEEDHHGAHGTEQRRQLGRNDIPVSLIDAIPTQVECSADETLDNAVVSTLQALEALAASEDQTHPQSDNTPGVELSRAFSPESSSDSGNETNSSEMTENSELAAAQRLPENSLRMFVATSEGYQTLAEEKTDFCRSLSEGEAAGAQEESHQPSSVPSSQILHSDAIEMEPETMETKSLTNYFSKMHLDSVMSSCQRQGQLNDADNRTMQDRQSTDLKQMKIPDLNGYNSHHFNMEGMSLRFQEKTQRWQQVSENKPAGHLPSELANDNNIMHVAQADRTVLRKNDRLESDESSLGVGTFRSTGTNPAARSPAKEPYCSEQANQHRSEQQPSRATSAEPDVARIYEYHLSKRMSSLQSEGVHSLQSSQCSSIDAGCSTGSSSCVTPMDSPLCTADNAHLLSESSLKGLGYVTSEEKAFVSHGTGSHAKPVYQNLDPGVTRKVHPHANAGAESGFGTVRDGCHRMPKIRETTV